In Aspergillus nidulans FGSC A4 chromosome II, the genomic stretch GAGACATGATGAGCTCCAGAGGAAGGAGTGCGATTGAGGTCGGAGGGAGGGAGGTTGCTCACAGACGAGAGGCTTTACACGACTCGAGCAGGATTGAGTGAAATGAGAAGAATGCCAAGCCGAACAGGCAACGACAGTACCATACAGTACCGTACCGTACCGTCCTGTTTATAAGCATAGCTGACTAAGAGTAGAACCACACCTGCTGTTCTTATTCTTGCAAGCGGCTTGCAATAAGCGAGAGAGAACGGCAGGTGCCGTTCTCTTCTATGTACTGGGATACTCTGGACTCACCCTCGTCACCTTGTcccctcgtcctcatctctTCTGTACTGCTACAGAATCGCACCTGCCATTTGGTTGATTGTTAAAAatccttgacagcctcaagATGTATATATTGCCACCGTTTCACCATCATTGCCCTGATGGTTTCCCATTCCATGCCCATTGTCCAGTCTCGTCTCTGTCCATCTTCAAACAGCAATCTCTACTCAGTCTCTTCATACTCACTCCATAACACATAATCTCATAAAACAAGATGGCAACCAACCAAGCCGCGTGGCTCACCAAGGCAGGCAATGACCTCGAAGTCGGTGATGCCCCCGTCCCTACGGCTGGCCCAGGCGAGATTGTGGTTAAGAACGCCGCGGTGGCCATCAACCCACTCGACACCCATATGCAGGACGTCGGCGTCTTTGTCCAGCAGTGGCCCACCATCTTTGGCTGCGACGTCGCCGGTACAGTGCATGAGACGGGTCCAGACGTCGAGCGGTTCAAGAAGGGGGACCGGGTTATTGGGTAAGTTCATGGCCATTGACTTGTCGTTTGGCTCGTGACTGACTCTGATATTGTAGTCACGCCATCAATCTGGTCACCGGGCGGCCTCAGGATGGTGCCTATGCTCTCTACACCGTCGTCCCCGCCAACAAGGCGGCTATCCTGCCGGACGCTATCTCCTTCACCGACGGAGTCGTCGCTCCCTTCGCGGTCGAGGCGGCCGTTTGCGTCCTCTCCCTGAAAGAGCCCGGTGTGGCCATGCCCGGCGTCTCCACGCCGGCATTAGCCCTGCCGTATCCCTCTCTTGACGATCCCGTCAAGCCGTTGGGCAAAGTCCTGGTCATCTGGGGCGGCTCTTCGTCCGTTGGGTCCATGACGACCCAGATTGCCACCGCCGCTGGTATTCAGGTTATTGCCATTTCTGGTGCTCACAACTTTGAGTTAAGCAAGCGCTGTGGCGCTACCGAAGTCTTTGATCACAAGGATCCCGAGGTCGTTGACAAGGTTGTTGCTGCCGTGCAGAAATCCGGCCAGGAGTTTGTGGGAATCTTTGACGCCGTCGCTACACCTGACACCTACACCAGCGATCTGGTCATCCTCGAGAAACTTGGAGGAGGCCATCTGGCTGCGGTTCATCCTCCGCCCGCAGAAGTCCCGAGCAACGTCAAGGCCGGCATGATCTTCGCGGTCAACGATATTGCAACCCCGGTATGGAATGACTTTGTCACCCCTGCTCTCGAGAGCGGGAAGATCCAGTGCTTGCCTCCGCCAACAATCGTCGGGAAGGGTCTTGAGGCGATCAACGAAGGGTTGAAGAGGTGCAAGGCGGGCGTGAGCGCGACCAAGCTGGTTGTGGAGTTGTAATTGCGTGCCGGCTGCAACATATTAGAAAAGAATATTGTGTACAAGTTCAAGATAGCATACAATGAACGATTGGtccttttctttatttttctttatttttctttcgtCACTCTCTAGCACCAAACAATGATGATGTCCCGCATGCTGAAATTGCGCGATTTCTAGTTTGAAAATCCTGTAAGTGACGAAGTAGAATATTTCGGCTTCCCCAGGGGATACGGCAAAGAAATTAGGCTGCCTTTTGCATTGTTCGATCTTCGTTGGATTTCTTAGCCCACAAAGCTCCCACGCTGAACTCGTATTGCCTTAGCGTTCGTGATATCAAAACGCCCCTCCTAGTAATATGGTTGGATAAACAGCTATTATTGGCTTCACTTGGGTCGAGAGACTCGTTGTCGTGACTCGCAGGTCGTATGCTGAGTGGCGGCTCACTGCTGATATGGGAACATACCAGGCTGAAACTGGTATAAGCTCAGTGGTACATTCCACACCTGTTATTTTAATAGTTTCTTTACCCTTTCTTTCAATGGCTGTGCCCATCAGACGCTAGACTGTCCCAAGCGGCGTCCATGTTACTGTTTAAACATCCTTGGATGTCGGTCTTTCTACTCGCACGGCTCTGAACAACCAGGCTTACATAGCAGCAACTCCTCAAAGCTGGCACTCAATACTTGAAGTGAGGAAGTCGGTTTGCGATGGTTATGGGTAGCTTGCATTGGATTCAGGGTTTCATCACGGACATATTATCTTCTCCGCAGGTGACTGTCATGAAGCTTTGGGTGGCCTCGCAGATTGTCATGTCTAGCAAATGAAGCGAATGCTTA encodes the following:
- a CDS encoding protein orsE (transcript_id=CADANIAT00003932), encoding MATNQAAWLTKAGNDLEVGDAPVPTAGPGEIVVKNAAVAINPLDTHMQDVGVFVQQWPTIFGCDVAGTVHETGPDVERFKKGDRVIGHAINLVTGRPQDGAYALYTVVPANKAAILPDAISFTDGVVAPFAVEAAVCVLSLKEPGVAMPGVSTPALALPYPSLDDPVKPLGKVLVIWGGSSSVGSMTTQIATAAGIQVIAISGAHNFELSKRCGATEVFDHKDPEVVDKVVAAVQKSGQEFVGIFDAVATPDTYTSDLVILEKLGGGHLAAVHPPPAEVPSNVKAGMIFAVNDIATPVWNDFVTPALESGKIQCLPPPTIVGKGLEAINEGLKRCKAGVSATKLVVEL